Proteins encoded in a region of the Panicum hallii strain FIL2 chromosome 3, PHallii_v3.1, whole genome shotgun sequence genome:
- the LOC112885486 gene encoding uncharacterized protein LOC112885486 — translation MDSSYTRWIHHGEKLDVEVIDDPIDVHDRDMTEDDNYGVDPLEAVLVDLNTAEEQTRHGGENQEADAEPHEQVSFFKIAMREAKRQLYPGCTKFSRFSFVVKLLHMKSLYRISNSAFSAVLKLLAEAFPEFNTLPKSYNEAKSLLKELGLGYESIHVCYNNCALFRKKYAHLDNCPVCGLSRWKDQERKKIPQKVLRHFPLAPRLKRMFATKEASEEAQWHMLKRQPSEKEMSHPADGEAWQHFDRVYPDFAKDARNLRLGLATDGFNPFSEQNSRYSMWPILVVPYNLPPWLCMQESNFMMALLIPGPKSPGKDFDIFLEPLIEDLLDLWKGVPAYDANTRKIFRLRAAVMWCIHDYPALSTLSGRTTKGYFACTHCDKHPLSYSLRSKIGYIGHYRFLPKGCRLRRNNEFVGLHGTSEQPTQFTIEELLAELEKVKHVRPGKQQECGKRKHSDVEGGSNKNVRRIWSRMVSLWKLPYWKDLKLRHNLDVMHIEKNILEALIGTILNIAGKTKDTAKARLDLKDLGIKEELQFTEDGEMPVARYALSKDQKEAFCKFLQEVKFPDGFASNISRCINADGTKVQGLKTHDCHILLQRIFPAAMRGVLDKDIYEAIAELGRFFRQLCSRTLNKDVLAEMKKEIPIILVKLEKIFPPAFFDVMMHLAVHLPDEALLRGPVQYGWMYPIERRLYTLKRYVRNRARPEGSIAEAYIADECLIFCSKYMDDVETRFNRNPRNQGFSNEQAYGVDVFGHGVHFTSASKLQYDENGFDQMVWYVLNNCTQVEKYVKMFRDELESEGVPNIERLIRQRFQTWLRKHIMRLRETHPEEVDEDIFSLACGPDFRVKKYTSCIVNGVRFNTVDRDKNKKTQNSGVMTEGTHNGQFIDFYGTLKEIIQLGYNSEDRTVVLFKCDWFKLDGKKTDVQYDGFFKSINVGSLWYKDDSLILATQARKVFYLPDTKLGKGWQVVQTYDHRHLYNVRETESAQYSAPAYQEDECCDGDGRFEAVIDVAYDIPMNRIDQQGPIFDAAEIARLVKECHNEGHQTHVEEEEDDDTLLEYCSDDEGGATLDVDSDDE, via the exons ATGGACAGTAGTTATACTCGATGGATTCATCATGGAGAGAAATTGGATGTAGAGGTTATTGATGATCCTATTGATGTGCATGACAGAGATATGACAGAGGATGACAACTATGGTGTTGATCCTCTAGAAGCAGTTTTAGTAGACCTAAACACTGCAGAAGAACAAACAAGACATGGTGGAGAAAATCAGGAAGCTGACGcagaacctcatgaacaagttTCATTTTTCAAAATAGCCATGAGAGAGGCAAAGCGTCAACTTTATCCTGGTTGTACAAAATTTTCAAGGTTCTCCTTTGTGGTAAAGCTGCTTCATATGAAGTCACTGTACAGGATAAGCAATTCTGCTTTTTCTGCAGTATTGAAGCTATTGGCTGAAGCATTTCCAGAATTCAATACACTCCCAAAATCATATAATGAAGCAAAGAGTCTTCTAAAGGAATTAGGTCTGGGATATGAATCAATACATGTTTGCTACAATAATTGTGCTCTATTCAGAAAGAAATATGCACATCTTGACAACTGCCCTGTTTGTGGTCTTTCAAGGTGGAAAGATCAAGAAAGGAAGAAGATACCACAGAAAGTGTTGCGGCATTTTCCATTGGCACCTAGGCTAAAAAGGATGTTTGCAACCAAAGAAGCATCAGAAGAAGCACAATGGCACATGTTAAAGAGGCAGCCTAGTGAGAAGGAAATGAGCCACCCAGCTGACGGCGAGGCATGGCAACATTTCGATCGAGTATATCCAGATTTTGCAAAAGATGCAAGAAACCTTAGACTTGGACTTGCTACTGATGGGTTCAATCCTTTTTCTGAACAGAACTCAAGATACAGCATGTGGCCTATACTGGTGGTGCCATACAACCTTCCACcctggctgtgcatgcaggagtcAAACTTCATGATGGCTTTGCTTATTCCAGGACCTAAATCACCTGGGAAGGACTTTGATATATTTTTGGAGCCTCTTATAGAAGATTTACTTGATCTTTGGAAGGGTGTGCCTGCTTATGATGCTAATACTCGCAAAATATTTCGTCTTCGTGCTGCAGTTATGTGGTGCATCCATGACTACCCAGCTTTGAGTACTCTTTCAGGGCGTACTACAAAAGGCTATTTTGCATGTACTCATTGTGACAAGCATCCTCTTTCATACAGCCTAAGGAGCAAAATTGGGTATATTGGGCACTATCGATTCCTTCCAAAAGGCTGTCGTTTGCGGAGAAATAATGAGTTTGTTGGACTTCATGGAACCAGTGAGCAACCAACTCAATTCACTATAGAAGAGCTGTTGGCTGAACTAGAGAAAGTTAAACATGTTAGACCTGGGAAGCAACAAGAATGTGGGAAGAGGAAGCATTCTGACGTGGAAGGTGGAAGCAACAAGAATGTGCGGCGAATTTGGAGCCGGATGGTTAGTTTATGGAAGTTACCATATTGGAAAGATTTGAAGCTGAGACATAATCTTGATGTCATGCATATTGAGAAAAACATACTTGAGGCCCTCATTGGGACAATTCTGAACATAGCTGGGAAGACAAAGGATACAGCTAAAGCTAGGCTTGATCTAAAAGACTTGGGAATTAAAGAGGAGCTGCAATTTACAGAGGATGGTGAGATGCCTGTTGCTCGATATGCCTTGTCCAAAGATCAAAAGGAGGCCTTTTGTAAATTTTTACAAGAGGTGAAGTTTCCAGATGGCTTTGCTTCCAACATCTCAAGATGTATCAATGCTGATGGAACCAAGGTACAAGGGCTAAAAACACATGATTGTCACATTCTTTTGCAAAGAATCTTCCCAGCTGCCATGAGAGGAGTTTTGGACAAGGACATATATGAGGCAATAGCAGAGTTAGGGAGGTTTTTTAGGCAACTATGCAGCAGAACACTTAACAAGGATGTATTGGCTGAAATGAAGAAAGAAATCCCTATTATTCTAGTGAAGCTTGAGAAAATTTTCCCCCCTGCTTTCTTTGATGTCATGATGCACCTTGCTGTTCATTTACCTGATGAGGCATTACTCCGAGGTCCTGTGCAATATGGTTGGATGTACCCAATTGAAAGGCGGTTGTACACTTTGAAGCGCTATGTGAGGAATAGGGCACGGCCAGAAGGTTCAATTGCCGAGGCATATATTGCTGACGAATGCCTGATATTTTGCTCCAAATACATGGATGATGTTGAAACAAGATTTAATCGGAATCCAAGAAATCAAGGTTTTTCTAATGAACAGGCATATGGTGTCGACGTTTTTGGCCATGGAGTTCATTTTACTTCTGCATCTAAACTGCAATATGATGAAAATGGCTTTGACCAAATGGTGTGGTATGTGCTTAACAACTGTACACAAGTTGAGAAATATGTGAA AATGTTCAGAGATGAATTAGAGAGTGAAGGGGTGCCTAACATTGAAAGACTGATTCGGCAAAGATTTCAGACTTGGTTGAGGAAACAT ATCATGAGGTTGCGGGAGACTCATCCAGAAGAGGTGGATGAGGATATCTTTTCCTTGGCATGTGGTCCTGATTTTAGAGTCAAGAAATACACCTCATGCATAGTTAATGGTGTGAGGTTTAACACTGTTGACCGTGACAAGAATAAGAAAACCCAGAATAGTGGAGTAATGACAGAAGGTACACACAATGGTCAGTTCATTGATTTTTATGGAACCTTGAAAGAGATAATTCAGTTAGGATATAATTCTGAGGATAGGACAGTAGTTTTGTTTAAATGTGATTGGTTTAAACTTGATGGGAAGAAAACTGATGTTCAATATGATGGCTTCTTCAAGAGCATCAATGTTGGAAGTCTATGGTATAAGGATGATTCTTTAATCTTGGCCACTCAGGCTAGGAAGGTCTTCTATTTGCCAGACACAAAGTTGGGTAAAGGTTGGCAAGTTGTCCAGACATATGACCATAGGCATCTTTACAATGTAAGGGAAACCGAGTCTGCACAATATAGTGCTCCTGCATATCAAGAGGATGAATGCTGTGATGGGGACGGAAGGTTTGAAGCAGTGATAGACGTGGCATATGATATTCCTATGAATAGAATTGATCAACAAGGCCCTATTTTTGATGCTGCTGAAATTGCTCGGTTGGTTAAAGAATGCCACAATGAAGGGCATCAGACTCATGtcgaagaggaagaagatgatgacaCACTTTTGGAGTATTGTAGCGATGATGAAGGAGGTGCTACACTTGATGTTGACAGTGATGATGAATAG